From Nocardia sp. XZ_19_385, the proteins below share one genomic window:
- a CDS encoding AI-2E family transporter, whose protein sequence is MPGEDEITPPTEPAEIALTDTTANAVVTAEMTAGPPPWLLRAFLLAAATVGGLIAGFWVLQRLQGLLTVLMVSLFLAFAIEPAVNWLAARGVKRGPATGIVFLGLLLVVVGFVWTLGALLVDQVTTLVQNAPQYADEGVDWFNNTFHQEISGTDIQKYATQWSDKLQGLLTGLAGNAWGIGTAAVGVLFQALGVLLFTYYFAADGPRFRNAVCSLLPPRKQRHVLRAWDIAVEKTGGYIYSRGLLALCSTLAHYVALRFLDVPSAFALALWVGVLSQFIPTVGTYLAGALPVIVALVNSPTTALWILGFILLYQQFENYVLQPRITATTLDMHPAVAFGAVLAGAAILGPTGALLAIPVTATVQAFSGAYIRRYEVKTDIKDIPPEPPKRKPRKWTRQMTIRFIGRTPTE, encoded by the coding sequence GTGCCTGGGGAAGACGAGATCACGCCACCCACCGAACCCGCCGAGATCGCGCTGACCGACACCACGGCGAACGCCGTGGTCACCGCCGAGATGACAGCCGGTCCGCCGCCCTGGCTGTTGCGCGCGTTCCTGCTCGCCGCCGCCACCGTCGGCGGGCTGATCGCCGGATTCTGGGTGCTGCAACGGCTACAGGGCCTGCTCACCGTGCTGATGGTCTCGCTGTTCCTGGCCTTCGCCATCGAACCCGCGGTGAACTGGCTGGCCGCCCGCGGGGTGAAACGGGGTCCGGCCACCGGCATCGTGTTCCTCGGATTGCTGCTCGTGGTGGTCGGTTTCGTGTGGACGCTGGGCGCGCTGCTGGTCGACCAGGTCACCACCCTGGTGCAGAACGCGCCGCAATACGCCGACGAGGGTGTCGACTGGTTCAACAACACTTTCCACCAGGAGATTTCCGGCACCGACATCCAGAAGTACGCCACCCAGTGGAGCGACAAACTCCAGGGTCTGCTCACCGGCCTCGCCGGAAATGCCTGGGGCATAGGCACGGCCGCGGTCGGTGTGCTCTTCCAGGCGCTCGGCGTGCTGCTGTTCACCTATTACTTCGCCGCCGACGGCCCCCGTTTCCGCAACGCCGTCTGCTCCCTGCTGCCGCCGCGCAAGCAGCGACATGTGTTGCGCGCCTGGGACATCGCCGTCGAGAAGACCGGCGGCTACATCTACTCTCGCGGCCTGCTCGCGCTGTGCTCAACCCTCGCGCACTATGTCGCGCTGCGCTTCCTGGACGTTCCCTCCGCGTTCGCGCTCGCCCTGTGGGTAGGCGTGCTCTCCCAGTTCATCCCCACCGTCGGCACCTATCTGGCGGGTGCGCTCCCCGTGATCGTCGCCCTGGTGAACAGCCCGACCACCGCACTGTGGATCCTCGGCTTCATCCTGCTCTACCAGCAGTTCGAAAACTATGTGCTGCAACCCCGCATCACCGCGACCACCCTGGACATGCATCCCGCCGTCGCCTTCGGCGCGGTCTTGGCGGGCGCGGCGATACTAGGTCCGACCGGCGCGCTGCTCGCCATCCCTGTGACAGCCACGGTCCAGGCCTTCTCGGGCGCTTATATCCGGCGCTACGAGGTCAAGACCGACATCAAGGACATCCCGCCGGAACCGCCGAAGCGGAAGCCACGAAAGTGGACCCGTCAGATGACGATTCGATTCATCGGGCGGACACCGACGGAGTGA
- a CDS encoding TetR/AcrR family transcriptional regulator, whose protein sequence is MGTREDLLAAAKQCLAERGYARTTVRDIVAASGTNLAAINYHFGTRDKLLNQAMMESSAAAVQQILDSLPTGDPADPAARLNTFLTRLTASFTDNTSLWSANVESFTQALHSPDVRAELGAAQERARRELSESFGPATEDNAVGAVLQTMIGGLLIQWLVDPEHAPAPDTIVAGLRALAGQMPPV, encoded by the coding sequence GTGGGAACCCGAGAAGACTTGCTCGCCGCGGCCAAGCAATGCCTGGCCGAGCGTGGCTACGCCCGCACCACGGTGCGCGATATCGTCGCCGCCTCCGGCACCAACCTGGCGGCCATCAACTACCACTTCGGCACCCGCGACAAGCTGCTCAATCAAGCGATGATGGAATCCAGTGCCGCCGCCGTTCAGCAGATCCTCGACTCGCTGCCCACCGGCGATCCGGCGGATCCCGCCGCGCGCCTGAACACCTTCCTGACCAGGCTGACCGCGTCGTTCACCGACAACACCAGCCTCTGGTCGGCCAATGTCGAAAGCTTCACCCAGGCCCTGCACTCCCCCGATGTGCGCGCCGAACTCGGCGCCGCGCAGGAGCGCGCTCGCCGGGAACTCTCCGAATCATTCGGTCCGGCAACCGAAGACAATGCCGTCGGCGCCGTGCTGCAAACCATGATCGGCGGCCTGCTGATCCAGTGGCTGGTCGACCCCGAGCACGCGCCCGCCCCGGACACGATCGTCGCGGGGCTGCGCGCCCTCGCGGGCCAGATGCCGCCGGTCTGA
- a CDS encoding lipase family protein, with amino-acid sequence MRKLCVVALVAAASLLSLPTAGADPAAGSVEAVTALAPAATLPGSVNAARLLYRTSTAGAAPTTASAAVYFPPGEPPAGGWPVIAWAHGTVGLGDDCAYSVAGPSAVERDWTYLGTWLKQGYAIVAADYAGLGTEGEHPYLNGIVEAHNVVDAVKAATRQYASLSKKWVTVGQSQGGGAAVFVARYASEFGGSELDYRGAVATGVPAYIEDILLPLGPGVPPIKLGAHSTAYVLYILNGLRTSYPELNIESYLTDSGKQWLERARTSCIEPFGNELSAAGVIVGNLFARPLLQMPDLLGVLTRTMGLPETGYDKPFFLGQGLKDTDVITPATLLFAEKLQAGGQPVMLRTYNEDHSGAVNASLVDSIPFVRNLFG; translated from the coding sequence TTGCGGAAACTGTGCGTCGTCGCCCTGGTCGCGGCCGCCTCCCTGTTGTCCCTGCCCACGGCCGGTGCGGACCCGGCGGCAGGCAGTGTCGAGGCGGTGACCGCACTGGCTCCCGCGGCGACCCTGCCCGGCTCGGTGAACGCCGCGCGCCTGCTCTACCGGACCAGCACCGCGGGCGCCGCGCCGACCACCGCGAGTGCCGCGGTTTATTTCCCGCCGGGCGAACCGCCCGCCGGCGGCTGGCCGGTGATCGCTTGGGCGCATGGCACCGTCGGCCTCGGCGACGACTGCGCCTACAGCGTCGCCGGTCCCTCCGCGGTCGAGCGGGACTGGACCTATCTGGGGACCTGGCTGAAGCAGGGCTACGCGATCGTGGCCGCCGATTACGCCGGGCTCGGCACCGAGGGGGAGCACCCATACCTGAACGGGATCGTGGAGGCGCACAACGTCGTAGACGCGGTCAAGGCTGCGACCAGGCAGTACGCGTCCCTGTCGAAGAAATGGGTGACCGTCGGACAGTCGCAGGGCGGCGGCGCGGCGGTGTTCGTCGCGCGCTACGCGAGCGAGTTCGGCGGATCGGAGCTCGACTACCGCGGGGCGGTGGCCACGGGTGTGCCCGCCTACATCGAGGACATCCTGCTGCCGCTCGGGCCGGGCGTGCCGCCGATCAAACTCGGCGCGCACAGCACCGCGTACGTCCTCTACATCCTCAACGGCCTGCGTACCAGCTACCCGGAGTTGAATATCGAGTCCTACCTGACCGATTCGGGCAAGCAGTGGCTGGAACGGGCGCGCACCTCCTGCATCGAGCCGTTCGGCAATGAGCTCAGCGCCGCGGGCGTCATCGTCGGCAACCTGTTCGCTCGCCCGCTACTGCAGATGCCGGACCTGCTGGGTGTGCTGACCCGGACCATGGGCCTGCCCGAAACCGGTTACGACAAGCCATTTTTCCTCGGGCAAGGCTTGAAAGACACCGACGTGATCACCCCCGCCACCCTGCTCTTCGCCGAGAAGTTGCAGGCCGGCGGTCAGCCGGTCATGCTGCGCACCTACAACGAGGACCACAGCGGCGCGGTGAACGCGTCCCTGGTCGACTCGATTCCGTTCGTGCGCAACCTTTTCGGCTGA
- the aceA gene encoding isocitrate lyase produces the protein MSTTGTPKTAAEIQQDWDTNPRWKGITRNYTAEQVVKLQGTVVEEHTLARRGSEILWDLVNNEDYINSLGALTGNQAVQQVRAGLKAIYLSGWQVAGDANLSGHTYPDQSLYPANSVPSVVRRINNALLRADEIAKVENDTSVQNWLAPIVADAEAGFGGALNAYELQKAMIVAGAAGVHWEDQLASEKKCGHLGGKVLIPTQQHIRTLTSARLASDVAGVPSVIIARTDAEAATLITSDVDERDREFLDGTRTAEGFFGVKNGIEPCIARAKAYAPYSDLIWMETGVPDLEVARKFAEAVRGEFPDQLLAYNCSPSFNWKAHLDDATIAKFQRELGAMGFKFQFITLAGFHSLNYGMFDLAHGYAREGMTAFVDLQEREFKAAAERGFTAVKHQREVGAGYFDTIATTVDPNTSTAALKGSTEEGQFH, from the coding sequence ATGTCGACCACCGGCACCCCGAAGACCGCTGCGGAAATCCAGCAGGACTGGGACACCAATCCCCGTTGGAAGGGCATCACCCGCAACTACACCGCCGAGCAGGTTGTGAAGCTGCAGGGCACCGTCGTCGAGGAGCACACCCTCGCGCGTCGCGGCTCGGAGATCCTGTGGGATCTCGTCAACAACGAGGACTACATCAACTCCCTCGGCGCCCTCACCGGCAACCAGGCCGTGCAGCAGGTGCGCGCCGGCCTGAAGGCCATCTACCTGTCCGGTTGGCAGGTCGCCGGTGATGCGAACCTGTCCGGCCACACCTACCCGGACCAGTCGCTGTACCCGGCCAACTCGGTTCCGTCCGTGGTTCGCCGCATCAACAACGCGCTGCTCCGTGCCGACGAGATCGCCAAGGTCGAGAACGACACCTCGGTGCAGAACTGGCTGGCCCCGATCGTCGCCGACGCCGAAGCCGGCTTCGGTGGCGCCCTGAACGCCTACGAGCTGCAGAAGGCCATGATCGTGGCCGGCGCCGCGGGCGTGCACTGGGAAGACCAGCTCGCCTCGGAGAAGAAGTGTGGCCACCTCGGTGGCAAGGTGCTGATCCCGACCCAGCAGCACATCCGCACCCTGACCTCGGCGCGCCTCGCGTCCGACGTCGCCGGTGTCCCGTCGGTCATCATCGCCCGCACCGACGCCGAGGCCGCCACCCTGATCACCTCCGATGTCGACGAGCGCGACCGTGAGTTCCTGGACGGCACCCGTACCGCCGAGGGCTTCTTCGGTGTGAAGAACGGCATCGAGCCCTGCATCGCGCGCGCCAAGGCCTACGCCCCGTACTCCGACCTCATCTGGATGGAGACCGGCGTGCCGGATCTCGAGGTCGCGCGTAAGTTCGCCGAGGCCGTCCGTGGCGAGTTCCCGGACCAGCTGCTGGCCTACAACTGCTCGCCTTCGTTCAACTGGAAGGCGCACCTGGACGACGCGACCATCGCGAAGTTCCAGCGTGAGCTCGGCGCGATGGGCTTCAAGTTCCAGTTCATCACCCTGGCCGGCTTCCACTCGCTGAACTACGGCATGTTCGACCTGGCGCACGGCTACGCCCGCGAAGGCATGACCGCGTTCGTCGACCTGCAGGAGCGCGAGTTCAAGGCTGCCGCCGAGCGCGGCTTCACCGCCGTGAAGCACCAGCGTGAGGTCGGTGCCGGCTACTTCGACACCATCGCCACCACCGTGGACCCGAACACCTCCACCGCGGCCCTGAAGGGTTCGACCGAAGAGGGTCAGTTCCACTGA
- a CDS encoding 3-hydroxybutyryl-CoA dehydrogenase, protein MSSEKIQRVGIIGAGQMGAGIAEVCARAHVDVLVYEQTRELAAAGRARILRSLDRGVSSGKITEREREQAAWRLRFTSDLSDFADRQLVVEAVLESEEVKTSIFAELDKVVTDPNAVLASNTSSIPIMKIAVATANPERVVGMHFFNPVPVLPLVELVTTLKTSASVSERAEQFAAEVLGKQCVRSADRSGFVVNALLVPYLLSAIRMVESGFATKEDVDKAMVLGCAHPMGPLALTDLVGLDTVKSIADSMYQEFKEPLYSAPPLLMRMVEAGLLGKKTGAGFYQYNRA, encoded by the coding sequence GTGAGCAGCGAGAAGATTCAGCGCGTCGGCATCATCGGCGCCGGACAGATGGGTGCCGGAATCGCGGAGGTGTGCGCCCGGGCGCATGTCGACGTGCTCGTCTACGAACAGACCCGGGAGCTCGCGGCCGCCGGTCGCGCCCGCATCCTGCGGTCCCTGGACCGCGGCGTCAGCAGCGGCAAGATCACCGAGCGCGAGCGTGAGCAGGCCGCCTGGCGGCTGCGCTTCACCTCCGATCTGAGCGACTTCGCCGACCGTCAGCTGGTCGTCGAGGCCGTGCTGGAGAGCGAAGAGGTCAAGACCTCGATCTTCGCCGAGCTGGACAAGGTCGTCACCGACCCGAACGCGGTGCTGGCCTCCAACACCTCCTCCATCCCGATCATGAAGATCGCCGTCGCCACCGCGAACCCCGAGCGCGTGGTCGGCATGCACTTCTTCAACCCGGTGCCGGTGCTGCCGCTGGTCGAGCTGGTCACCACGCTCAAGACCAGCGCGTCGGTGTCCGAGCGCGCCGAGCAGTTCGCCGCCGAGGTCCTCGGCAAGCAGTGCGTGCGCTCCGCCGACCGCTCCGGCTTCGTGGTCAATGCGCTGCTGGTGCCGTACCTGCTCTCCGCGATCCGCATGGTGGAGTCCGGTTTCGCCACCAAGGAAGACGTCGATAAGGCCATGGTGCTGGGTTGTGCCCACCCGATGGGCCCGCTGGCGCTGACCGACCTGGTGGGTCTGGACACCGTCAAGTCGATCGCCGATTCGATGTACCAGGAATTCAAGGAGCCGCTGTACTCCGCGCCGCCGCTGCTGATGCGTATGGTCGAAGCCGGGCTGCTCGGCAAGAAGACCGGCGCCGGCTTCTACCAGTACAACCGCGCCTGA
- the metE gene encoding 5-methyltetrahydropteroyltriglutamate--homocysteine S-methyltransferase yields the protein MVNVTDGYGSSILGYPRIGSHRELKRALEAYWRGAIPREELLEVGREIQESQFSELAATGLTQVPGNTFSFYDHILDNALMFGAVPERFRAYQDVMDPLDFYFLMARGRPDLPPLELVRFVNTNYHYRQPELDPDTAFSLHAEALLDEFDRAKAKGIELRPVMLGPVSLLLLSKAGHVPGEAEFDTLSLLDKLLPVYEELFEILAKRGATCVQLDEPSFTSERSAAELAAFEKAYQRLSKAPLRPRILVTGQYGDFGEALRILAQTHVEAIGLDLSSYRIQPEELAAIPGIRRKRLYAGVISGKNVWRADRYVTLEYLNALAQVCPDLVVSTGTTLLHVPYDLLVEYDIEGNVADRLAFAKQKVGEVVSLAKALTEGPSDKWRKRPTEVHFKQKHAVRQRVYAVTPEMREREPYEVRREAQQAKLNLPPVPATTLGSFPQTNRIRQARYELSEGRLSYEEYRKRIEAEIEATIRLQEDIGLDVLVHGEHERNDMIQYFAELLDGFATTRFGWVQVYGSRCVRPPIIYGDVSRPAAMSVDWITYAQSLTDKPVKGMVTGPVTMVARSFVRQDQPLYETADQVALAIRDEVVDLERAGIAIIQVDEPAIRELLPLRPEGRAEFLRWAVGAFRLATSGVKPETQIHTHISYSGRSEVVEAIEELDCDVTAIVATRSIEWVLKALTEDCASGHGLSHGVGPGVYESRSARIPDIDELDELLTAAAKAVTPERLWANPDGGLKTRHYWQLEPSLRNMVAAARRVRRRALATEK from the coding sequence ATGGTGAACGTGACCGACGGCTACGGATCCAGCATTCTCGGCTACCCGAGGATCGGATCGCACCGAGAACTCAAGCGGGCACTCGAGGCCTATTGGCGCGGTGCGATCCCGCGCGAGGAACTCCTCGAAGTCGGCCGTGAAATCCAGGAGAGCCAGTTCAGTGAGCTGGCCGCCACCGGCCTGACCCAGGTGCCCGGCAACACCTTCTCCTTCTACGACCACATCCTCGACAACGCGCTCATGTTCGGCGCGGTCCCGGAGCGCTTCCGTGCCTACCAGGATGTGATGGATCCGCTGGACTTCTACTTCCTGATGGCGCGGGGCCGGCCCGACCTGCCGCCGCTGGAGCTGGTCCGGTTCGTCAACACCAACTACCACTACCGTCAGCCCGAGCTGGACCCCGACACCGCGTTCTCGCTGCACGCCGAGGCCCTGCTGGACGAGTTCGACCGGGCCAAGGCCAAGGGCATCGAGCTGCGCCCGGTCATGCTGGGCCCGGTGTCGCTGCTGCTGCTGTCGAAGGCCGGCCACGTGCCCGGCGAGGCGGAATTCGACACGCTGAGCCTGCTGGACAAGCTGCTGCCGGTGTACGAGGAGCTCTTCGAGATCCTGGCCAAGCGCGGCGCCACCTGTGTGCAGCTGGACGAGCCGTCCTTCACCAGCGAGCGCAGCGCCGCCGAGCTGGCCGCGTTCGAGAAGGCCTACCAGCGACTATCCAAGGCGCCGCTGCGCCCGCGCATCCTGGTCACCGGCCAGTACGGCGATTTCGGTGAGGCGCTGCGGATTCTGGCGCAGACCCATGTCGAGGCGATCGGCCTGGACCTGTCCAGCTACCGGATCCAGCCCGAAGAGCTGGCCGCGATCCCCGGCATCCGCCGCAAGCGCCTGTACGCGGGCGTGATCAGCGGCAAGAACGTGTGGCGGGCCGACCGCTACGTGACGCTGGAATACCTGAACGCTTTGGCGCAGGTGTGCCCGGATCTGGTGGTCTCCACCGGCACCACGCTGCTGCACGTGCCCTACGACCTGCTCGTCGAATACGACATCGAGGGCAATGTCGCCGACCGGCTGGCGTTCGCGAAACAAAAAGTGGGCGAGGTGGTTTCGCTCGCCAAGGCGCTGACCGAGGGCCCCTCGGACAAGTGGCGCAAGCGGCCCACCGAGGTGCACTTCAAGCAGAAGCACGCGGTGCGGCAACGGGTTTACGCGGTCACGCCGGAGATGCGCGAGCGCGAACCGTACGAGGTGCGCCGGGAAGCGCAGCAGGCCAAGCTGAATCTGCCGCCCGTGCCCGCGACCACGCTGGGCTCGTTCCCGCAGACCAACCGGATCCGCCAGGCCCGTTACGAATTGAGCGAGGGCCGGCTTTCCTACGAGGAGTACCGCAAGCGGATCGAGGCCGAGATCGAGGCCACCATCCGGTTGCAGGAGGACATCGGCCTGGACGTGCTGGTGCACGGCGAGCACGAACGCAACGACATGATCCAGTACTTCGCCGAGCTGCTCGACGGCTTCGCGACCACCCGCTTCGGCTGGGTGCAGGTGTACGGATCCCGTTGTGTGCGACCGCCGATCATCTACGGCGACGTCTCGCGGCCCGCGGCGATGTCGGTGGACTGGATCACCTACGCCCAGTCGCTGACCGACAAGCCGGTCAAGGGCATGGTCACCGGCCCGGTCACCATGGTGGCGCGCTCGTTCGTGCGGCAGGACCAGCCGCTGTACGAGACCGCCGACCAGGTGGCGCTCGCCATCCGCGACGAAGTGGTGGATCTGGAGCGCGCCGGTATCGCGATCATCCAGGTGGACGAGCCCGCGATCCGCGAGTTGCTGCCGCTGCGTCCGGAAGGGCGGGCGGAGTTTCTGCGCTGGGCGGTCGGCGCGTTCCGGCTGGCGACCTCGGGCGTCAAGCCGGAGACCCAAATCCACACCCACATCTCCTATTCCGGCCGCTCCGAAGTGGTGGAGGCGATCGAGGAACTGGACTGCGACGTCACCGCGATCGTCGCGACCCGCTCCATCGAATGGGTGCTCAAAGCCCTCACCGAGGACTGCGCTTCGGGCCACGGCCTGAGCCACGGCGTCGGCCCGGGCGTCTACGAAAGCCGTTCGGCGCGCATCCCGGACATCGACGAGCTGGATGAACTGCTCACAGCGGCGGCGAAAGCCGTTACGCCGGAACGGCTCTGGGCCAACCCGGACGGCGGCCTCAAGACCCGCCACTACTGGCAGCTGGAACCGTCGCTGCGCAACATGGTCGCGGCCGCGCGCCGGGTGCGCCGCCGGGCACTGGCCACCGAAAAGTAA
- the puuE gene encoding allantoinase PuuE, translating to MSDHLYGPARDFIGYGKNTPDPQWPDGARIAVQFVLNYEEGGENNVLDGDEHSETFLSEMTPAVAFPNRHLSMESIYEYGSRAGLWRILRLFERRGLPLTIFAVAQAMQRNPEAVAAFRELGHEIASHGLRWKSYQLSDVETERAHMAEAVRILTELTGSAPLGWYTGRDSPRTRDLVVEHGGFVYDSDSYADDLPYWVKVHDQNHLVVPYTLDTNDMRFASPAGFPTGEQFFAHLRDAFDVLYREGSEGSPKMLSIGLHCRIVGRPARLASLERFLDHIQSHDKVWITRRIDIANHWREVHPPAQKQA from the coding sequence ATGAGCGACCATTTGTACGGTCCGGCACGGGATTTCATCGGCTACGGCAAGAACACACCCGACCCGCAATGGCCGGACGGTGCCCGCATCGCCGTCCAATTCGTCCTGAACTACGAAGAGGGCGGCGAGAACAACGTTCTCGACGGCGACGAGCACTCCGAGACCTTCCTCTCGGAAATGACTCCGGCCGTGGCCTTCCCGAACCGCCACCTGAGCATGGAATCGATCTACGAGTACGGTTCCCGGGCCGGCCTGTGGCGCATCCTGCGCCTGTTCGAACGCCGCGGCCTGCCCCTCACCATCTTCGCGGTCGCCCAGGCGATGCAGCGAAACCCGGAGGCGGTAGCGGCTTTCCGCGAACTCGGCCACGAAATCGCCAGTCACGGCCTGCGCTGGAAGTCCTACCAGCTCAGCGACGTGGAGACCGAACGCGCGCACATGGCCGAAGCGGTACGCATCCTGACCGAGCTGACCGGATCGGCCCCACTGGGCTGGTACACCGGGCGTGACTCCCCGCGCACCCGCGACCTGGTCGTCGAACACGGCGGCTTCGTCTACGACTCGGACTCCTACGCCGACGACCTCCCGTACTGGGTCAAGGTGCACGACCAGAACCACCTGGTCGTCCCGTACACCCTCGACACCAACGACATGCGCTTCGCCTCTCCGGCCGGATTCCCCACGGGCGAACAGTTTTTCGCCCACCTCCGCGACGCCTTCGACGTCCTCTACCGCGAGGGATCCGAAGGCAGCCCGAAGATGCTCTCGATCGGCCTGCACTGCCGCATCGTCGGCCGCCCCGCCCGCCTGGCCTCCCTCGAGCGCTTCCTCGACCACATCCAGTCCCACGACAAGGTCTGGATCACCCGCCGCATCGACATCGCGAACCACTGGCGCGAGGTCCACCCCCCGGCTCAGAAGCAGGCCTGA
- the alc gene encoding allantoicase, which translates to MSELSDFTLLPDLAVRPLGGSVIWANDEFFAEKENLINPGPADYRPSTFGHKGQVYDGWETRRHRGKPGDDSAIIRLGVPGVIRGVVVDTAWFKGNFPPAISLSALEIDGYPPAEEIAGRDDWVTLIDRGAVAGDSGNPFRIDSESRWTHVKLTMHPDGGVARLRVHGEGRPDQKLFGLGPLDLAALENGALVLDCSNRFYSEPNQMLYPGLAREMGDGWETARRRDDGNDWVRIRLAGPGLVRLAEIDTSYFLGNSPGAAKLTGTTADGTEVELLPRTELQPDTRHRFAIAPMAASVEEVRLDVYPDGGLARLRLFGELGA; encoded by the coding sequence ATGAGCGAACTATCCGACTTCACCCTCCTACCGGATCTCGCGGTCCGGCCGCTCGGTGGCTCGGTGATCTGGGCCAACGACGAATTCTTCGCGGAGAAGGAGAATTTGATCAACCCGGGCCCCGCCGACTACCGCCCGTCGACATTCGGGCACAAGGGACAGGTCTACGACGGCTGGGAAACTCGCAGGCACCGCGGCAAACCCGGCGATGACAGCGCCATCATCCGGCTCGGCGTGCCGGGGGTCATCCGGGGCGTCGTCGTCGACACCGCCTGGTTCAAGGGCAATTTTCCGCCCGCGATCTCGTTGTCCGCTCTGGAGATCGACGGCTACCCGCCCGCCGAGGAGATCGCCGGGCGCGACGATTGGGTAACCCTGATCGATCGCGGTGCGGTCGCGGGGGACAGCGGCAACCCGTTCCGAATCGACAGCGAAAGTCGCTGGACCCACGTCAAACTCACCATGCACCCTGACGGCGGCGTAGCCCGTCTCCGCGTACACGGCGAGGGCCGCCCCGACCAGAAGCTGTTCGGCCTCGGCCCGCTCGACCTGGCTGCCCTCGAAAACGGCGCCCTGGTCCTGGACTGCTCGAACCGCTTCTACAGCGAACCGAACCAGATGCTCTATCCCGGCCTGGCCAGGGAAATGGGTGACGGCTGGGAAACCGCTCGTCGCCGCGACGACGGAAATGACTGGGTGCGAATCCGTTTGGCGGGCCCCGGCTTGGTCAGGCTCGCAGAGATCGACACCTCCTACTTCCTCGGCAACAGTCCGGGCGCGGCAAAACTGACGGGCACGACCGCCGACGGCACCGAGGTGGAGTTGTTGCCGCGCACCGAATTACAGCCCGACACCCGGCACCGCTTCGCGATCGCGCCGATGGCGGCTTCGGTCGAAGAGGTCCGCCTGGACGTTTACCCTGACGGCGGCCTCGCCCGTCTGCGTCTGTTCGGGGAGCTGGGCGCATGA
- a CDS encoding DUF6986 family protein: MTSTRLPENVRARIEAMLDSVDAELHAHYPGPTSRDQPIHTAYVGADRATVETPKEWGAAAVELLDSQQALLSELDATGSLAAVRTRLEQEPIQDMRIDFEDGYGFRDDAEEDAAATNAGAVLAAWGNEGAPGSFGIRMKGLAGNERRRALRTLELVLDSMGGVPEGFVFTVPKIRSAGQATALAAMCEGIERGSGLAEGTLRFELQIESPQAIIAADGTAPIAKMIAASGHRCSALHFGTYDYTAACGVAATDQALDHPAADFAKSVMQVAAAQTGVWICDGSTQIVPDGDPEFAIRNHHRLVGRALTRGYYQGWDMHPAHLATRWLATYDFFRKAIDVAVPRLEAYLDRRSGGVMDEPATAEALAATVLRGLSCGARTAAELPPQLTLEVLRALVARQPLS; encoded by the coding sequence GTGACGTCCACGCGGTTGCCGGAGAATGTCCGGGCCAGGATCGAGGCGATGCTCGATTCCGTCGACGCCGAACTGCATGCCCATTACCCCGGCCCAACCAGCCGTGACCAGCCGATTCACACGGCTTACGTCGGCGCTGATCGGGCGACCGTCGAGACGCCGAAGGAATGGGGCGCGGCCGCTGTCGAGTTGCTCGATAGCCAGCAGGCATTGCTGTCCGAGCTCGACGCCACCGGCTCCCTGGCCGCCGTGCGGACCCGGCTGGAGCAGGAACCGATCCAGGACATGCGGATCGATTTCGAGGACGGCTACGGCTTCCGTGACGACGCCGAGGAGGACGCGGCGGCGACCAACGCGGGGGCTGTGCTGGCCGCCTGGGGGAACGAAGGCGCGCCCGGCAGCTTCGGCATCCGGATGAAGGGTCTCGCGGGCAACGAGCGCCGCCGCGCCCTGCGCACCCTCGAACTGGTGCTGGACAGCATGGGCGGAGTGCCCGAAGGGTTCGTGTTCACAGTCCCGAAGATCCGGTCCGCCGGGCAGGCGACCGCGCTCGCGGCCATGTGCGAAGGCATCGAGCGGGGCTCCGGCCTGGCCGAGGGCACGCTGCGGTTCGAGCTGCAGATCGAGAGCCCGCAGGCGATCATCGCCGCCGACGGCACCGCGCCGATCGCCAAGATGATCGCCGCCTCCGGGCACCGGTGCAGCGCCCTGCACTTCGGCACCTACGACTACACCGCCGCGTGCGGCGTCGCGGCCACCGATCAGGCCCTCGACCACCCGGCCGCCGATTTCGCCAAGTCGGTGATGCAGGTGGCGGCGGCCCAGACCGGCGTGTGGATCTGCGACGGATCCACCCAGATCGTGCCGGACGGCGACCCGGAATTCGCCATCCGCAACCATCATCGGCTGGTCGGCCGGGCCCTGACCCGCGGCTACTACCAGGGCTGGGACATGCATCCGGCGCATCTGGCGACCCGCTGGCTGGCCACCTACGACTTCTTCCGCAAGGCCATCGACGTGGCCGTGCCGCGCCTGGAGGCCTACCTGGACCGCCGCTCCGGCGGCGTCATGGACGAACCGGCCACGGCCGAAGCCCTCGCCGCCACCGTCCTGCGCGGCCTGAGCTGCGGCGCCCGCACCGCCGCGGAACTCCCACCCCAACTGACCCTCGAGGTGCTACGCGCTCTAGTAGCACGCCAGCCCCTCTCCTGA